The following are from one region of the Arthrobacter sp. TMP15 genome:
- a CDS encoding DsrE family protein: protein MTDISTSSSPTGGVVPAGRAGLVFHGTGPDPGTWLPNVLRAASNAAEDLGAGTDIHVVIQGPGVALLVPGHAAADQLEALLRRGVKVLACGNSLRSVGLEATGLTAGVGTVPAAVGYLARLQWAGWAYIRL, encoded by the coding sequence TTGACAGACATCAGTACTTCATCTTCACCGACAGGAGGGGTGGTTCCGGCCGGGCGGGCCGGGCTGGTCTTTCACGGCACCGGACCGGATCCGGGCACCTGGCTGCCGAATGTGCTCCGCGCAGCGTCCAACGCCGCCGAGGACCTCGGCGCCGGCACCGACATCCATGTCGTGATCCAGGGCCCTGGCGTTGCCTTGCTGGTCCCGGGCCACGCCGCCGCGGACCAGCTGGAGGCCCTGCTCAGGCGCGGGGTAAAAGTCCTGGCCTGCGGAAACAGCCTCCGCTCGGTCGGCCTCGAGGCCACAGGCCTCACTGCCGGGGTGGGAACCGTACCTGCCGCCGTGGGGTATCTGGCCCGCCTACAGTGGGCCGGTTGGGCTTACATCAGGCTCTGA
- a CDS encoding PadR family transcriptional regulator produces MRELMRAAVRLHILHHAAEEDIHGAWMAEELATHGYSISPGTLYPTLHRMEEEGLLLSRPEVVSGRPRRVYRATKAGLDALGEGRRSVAELAAEILPQPTEREQL; encoded by the coding sequence ATGCGTGAATTGATGCGTGCGGCGGTGCGGCTGCATATCCTCCACCACGCCGCGGAGGAAGACATCCATGGAGCTTGGATGGCCGAAGAGCTGGCCACCCACGGGTATTCCATTTCCCCCGGGACCCTGTATCCGACCCTGCATCGAATGGAGGAAGAGGGCCTGCTCCTCTCCCGCCCGGAAGTCGTCAGCGGCAGGCCGCGCCGGGTCTACCGGGCCACGAAGGCAGGCCTGGACGCACTGGGTGAGGGCCGCCGGTCCGTTGCCGAACTCGCCGCCGAAATCCTTCCACAGCCTACCGAAAGAGAACAGTTATGA
- a CDS encoding TDT family transporter, translated as MEDMGTMLLTTEQHHTTPQALPLGGRTTGRRVLRLLERPSDLFANLTPNWFASIMGTGIVATAAATLPLQFPGLRTGATLVWALASLLLILLTAATGVHWLRHRETAKSHHWNPVMAHFYGAPPMALLTVGAGTLLLGKDILGEQLALGIDVVLWTAGTVLGLASAVAIPYLQFTRHEVKQDSAFGGWLMPVVPPMVSASTGALLLPYVPAGQARMTLLMGCYAMFGMSLLASIIIITLIWSRLAEHKIGAAAAVPTLWIVLGPLGQSITAANLLGGNAHFAVSGTLARAMEAFGVLYGVPVLGFALMWAALATAITIRTARQGLPFSLTWWSFTFPIGTCVTGLTGLAAHTHLALFEWMAVTGYAVLVTAWIIVAARTFHGSILEGTLLQKPATITR; from the coding sequence ATGGAAGACATGGGAACAATGCTACTGACCACCGAACAACACCACACCACACCACAGGCACTGCCCTTGGGAGGACGTACTACCGGCCGTCGTGTCCTGCGCCTGTTGGAGAGGCCCTCTGACCTGTTTGCGAACCTGACCCCGAACTGGTTCGCATCCATCATGGGCACCGGGATCGTCGCGACTGCCGCTGCGACGCTTCCCTTGCAGTTCCCCGGCTTACGCACCGGCGCCACGCTCGTCTGGGCCCTCGCGTCATTGCTGCTTATCCTGCTGACCGCCGCGACAGGGGTGCACTGGCTCAGGCACCGAGAGACTGCCAAAAGCCACCACTGGAATCCTGTGATGGCGCATTTCTACGGCGCACCTCCGATGGCGCTGCTCACCGTCGGGGCCGGGACCCTGCTGCTGGGCAAAGATATCCTTGGCGAACAGCTGGCGCTCGGCATTGATGTAGTGTTGTGGACCGCCGGGACCGTACTAGGTCTGGCCAGCGCCGTCGCGATCCCGTATCTGCAGTTCACTCGTCATGAGGTCAAACAGGACAGCGCGTTCGGTGGCTGGTTGATGCCAGTGGTCCCACCGATGGTCTCAGCTTCTACCGGAGCGCTGCTGCTGCCGTACGTCCCGGCCGGACAGGCACGGATGACGCTGCTGATGGGCTGCTATGCGATGTTTGGAATGAGTCTACTGGCCTCGATCATCATTATCACCTTGATTTGGAGCCGGTTGGCCGAACATAAGATCGGGGCCGCTGCGGCAGTCCCCACTCTGTGGATCGTTCTGGGTCCACTAGGCCAGTCCATTACTGCCGCGAATCTGCTGGGCGGGAATGCCCACTTCGCCGTGTCCGGGACCCTAGCCCGGGCGATGGAAGCCTTCGGCGTCCTCTACGGGGTTCCAGTCCTAGGCTTCGCACTCATGTGGGCAGCCCTCGCAACCGCCATCACCATCCGCACCGCCCGCCAGGGCTTACCATTCTCCCTAACCTGGTGGTCCTTCACTTTCCCCATCGGAACCTGCGTCACCGGATTGACCGGCCTCGCTGCCCACACACACCTGGCCCTGTTCGAGTGGATGGCCGTCACCGGCTACGCCGTCCTGGTAACCGCCTGGATCATCGTCGCCGCCCGAACCTTCCACGGCAGCATCCTCGAAGGCACCCTTCTCCAAAAGCCCGCAACGATCACCCGGTAA
- a CDS encoding LysR family transcriptional regulator — protein MLSPRIPELSALEMLASVDELGSLSAAGKHLGLSQQAVSSRMRSLESQIGSALLTRTPRGSTLTEAGVLVAGWAAEVLAAAERLDAGIASLRSDAARQLKIAASQTIAEHLVPLWLVALRRQQESLGLTPTVVELTVGNSESTVAMVRTGHASLGFIESPHLPPGLSAAAVQDDEMVLVVAPEHPWARRRTPVTTRELAATALVTREHGSGTRDVLEHLLTTAGAETLAEPLVELSTTAAVRSAIAAGTAPGVLSALAVRDDLALHRLVVVPVRGLPLRRTLTALWQAGGSPPLGPARDLTAIAASVLPISGTRRKV, from the coding sequence ATGCTCAGTCCTCGGATACCGGAGCTCTCCGCTTTGGAAATGCTCGCTTCAGTTGATGAGCTAGGATCTCTCTCTGCTGCTGGGAAACACTTAGGGCTTTCTCAGCAGGCCGTCTCCTCTCGGATGCGTTCCTTGGAGTCCCAGATCGGGTCGGCGCTGTTGACCCGGACCCCGAGGGGATCCACCCTCACAGAGGCCGGTGTTCTAGTCGCGGGGTGGGCTGCGGAGGTCCTTGCCGCCGCGGAGCGGCTCGATGCTGGGATAGCCTCGCTCCGATCCGACGCCGCTCGTCAGCTGAAGATCGCAGCCAGTCAGACAATCGCTGAACATCTTGTGCCGCTCTGGCTGGTTGCACTGCGCCGGCAGCAGGAGAGTCTGGGGCTCACTCCCACGGTCGTGGAATTGACGGTGGGCAACAGTGAATCCACCGTGGCTATGGTCCGCACCGGACATGCGAGCCTCGGTTTCATCGAAAGCCCCCACCTTCCCCCGGGCCTGAGCGCCGCCGCGGTACAAGACGACGAGATGGTCTTGGTTGTCGCGCCGGAGCATCCTTGGGCGAGGCGACGGACACCCGTCACAACAAGGGAACTGGCAGCAACAGCACTGGTGACCAGGGAACACGGCAGCGGCACCCGAGATGTGCTTGAGCACCTGCTCACGACCGCCGGAGCCGAGACTCTAGCGGAACCGTTGGTGGAACTATCAACAACAGCGGCCGTCCGCTCCGCTATTGCCGCTGGCACAGCCCCCGGTGTGCTCAGTGCACTGGCCGTCCGTGACGACCTTGCCCTGCACCGGCTCGTCGTCGTCCCCGTCCGCGGTCTGCCCCTACGCCGGACACTGACTGCTCTCTGGCAGGCCGGCGGCTCACCTCCTCTAGGGCCGGCCAGAGATCTGACAGCCATCGCCGCCAGTGTTTTACCAATATCCGGCACCCGCCGGAAGGTATGA
- a CDS encoding M23 family metallopeptidase has protein sequence MSAAPQHGRRRATSTKSSPSLPGRHWAPGIESRFRGGVGRKQIGVVLVAGAIALTALPVAHAESHRLAPAVTAGAPAAANTSQQAVIADKDVVVTFARPLVSSKPAPPVSLADTVKPAATDQSALLGAAAPQAPAEQPAAGLRAPLAVLTVTSPFGYRTNPLTGAAAEMHTGIDFGAACGTAVFAAGAGTVTEAGWSQYGGGNRIVVDHGGGIQSTYNHLNSIAVSVGQTVGAGAQIAGVGTTGNSTGCHLHYEVMENGQTVNPAPYL, from the coding sequence TTGTCTGCCGCACCCCAGCATGGCCGCCGTAGAGCCACGTCCACCAAATCTTCGCCCTCATTGCCGGGGCGCCATTGGGCCCCCGGAATCGAGTCGAGATTCAGAGGCGGCGTAGGCCGCAAGCAGATAGGTGTCGTCTTAGTAGCCGGAGCCATTGCCCTGACTGCTTTGCCGGTGGCCCATGCCGAATCCCACCGCTTGGCACCGGCGGTCACCGCAGGGGCTCCTGCGGCTGCGAATACGTCGCAGCAGGCAGTGATTGCCGACAAGGATGTTGTGGTGACTTTTGCCAGGCCCTTGGTGTCAAGCAAGCCTGCACCTCCGGTCTCGCTCGCTGATACGGTAAAGCCGGCCGCTACAGATCAGTCCGCGCTGTTGGGCGCTGCTGCGCCACAAGCCCCGGCTGAACAACCGGCCGCCGGGCTGCGCGCGCCTCTGGCCGTTTTGACGGTGACCTCTCCATTTGGATACCGCACCAATCCGTTGACAGGCGCGGCGGCGGAAATGCATACGGGTATTGACTTTGGTGCTGCATGCGGAACTGCGGTGTTCGCCGCTGGTGCTGGCACGGTGACGGAGGCGGGCTGGAGCCAGTACGGTGGCGGCAACCGCATTGTTGTTGACCATGGTGGCGGTATTCAGAGCACGTACAACCACTTAAATAGCATCGCTGTCAGCGTTGGCCAGACGGTCGGTGCTGGTGCGCAGATTGCCGGCGTCGGAACAACAGGGAATTCCACCGGCTGCCACCTGCATTACGAAGTAATGGAAAATGGCCAAACTGTCAATCCTGCCCCGTACCTCTAG
- a CDS encoding DUF3105 domain-containing protein — MSDASDRQAERQIKVNAVLAAHRSKQRKRNMFVYGGFGLLVIAVITIVTFVITGSVQTRSATQEAAKKPIAGVETYSNLTRNHVQTQVGYPQVPGVGGDHSATWTNCGIYPEPVNEERAVHSLEHGAVWITYKPGLSPADLGTLTTLVKNKPYVLLSPNPEQTSAVTASAWGIQLSVPNSEDTRLPIFIKAYAMGPQTPEPGAACSGGTNG; from the coding sequence ATGAGTGATGCCAGTGACCGTCAGGCCGAGCGCCAGATAAAAGTCAACGCCGTGTTGGCCGCGCACCGGAGCAAGCAACGTAAGCGGAACATGTTCGTCTACGGCGGCTTTGGCCTGCTGGTCATCGCTGTCATCACCATCGTCACGTTCGTCATCACCGGCTCAGTTCAGACCCGAAGTGCCACGCAGGAGGCTGCCAAGAAGCCCATTGCCGGCGTCGAGACCTACTCGAACCTGACCCGCAACCACGTCCAAACTCAGGTGGGCTACCCGCAGGTCCCTGGTGTCGGCGGTGACCACTCGGCGACCTGGACGAACTGTGGCATATACCCGGAACCTGTCAATGAAGAGCGGGCTGTCCACTCCCTTGAACACGGTGCAGTGTGGATCACCTACAAACCCGGGCTTTCCCCAGCGGATTTGGGGACGCTGACAACACTGGTTAAGAACAAGCCTTATGTCCTGCTCAGCCCCAACCCGGAGCAGACCTCCGCTGTCACCGCCTCCGCGTGGGGCATCCAACTCAGCGTCCCGAACAGCGAGGATACCCGCCTGCCCATCTTCATCAAGGCGTACGCCATGGGCCCACAAACACCCGAGCCCGGGGCTGCCTGCTCCGGCGGCACCAACGGCTGA
- the lgt gene encoding prolipoprotein diacylglyceryl transferase, translating into MNPTTLTTAFLPSPTVAAFQLGPLTIRFYALCILAGIIIAVWLAGRRLTARGGTPGVILDITMWAVPFGIVGGRLYHVITDPELYFVPGKNPWNALKIWDGGLGIWGAVALGLLGAYIGCRRHNVPFTTLIDAAAPGLLIAQGLGRWGNWFNNELYGDPSTAPWKLQIHQMDFTTGRAVLDNAGTPVVLGYFQPTFLYESLWCLAAAAVLLILDKKFRLGAGSVFALYVVFYTSGRFIFELLRSDYANTILGLRVNTWVSGLLLLAGAAWFLAARRKPRSSVNSSTVNPAEPTSSPNDAVKPSTPGSPHE; encoded by the coding sequence ATGAATCCCACAACACTGACCACCGCGTTCCTTCCGTCCCCCACCGTGGCGGCTTTCCAACTCGGACCGCTAACCATCCGCTTCTATGCCCTGTGCATCCTGGCAGGAATCATCATTGCCGTCTGGCTCGCCGGACGGCGATTGACCGCCCGGGGCGGAACACCGGGGGTGATCCTGGACATTACGATGTGGGCGGTCCCCTTCGGCATCGTCGGCGGACGCCTCTACCACGTCATCACGGACCCCGAACTGTATTTCGTGCCCGGGAAAAACCCTTGGAACGCTCTGAAAATTTGGGACGGAGGCCTGGGTATCTGGGGCGCCGTCGCCTTGGGCCTGCTCGGTGCCTATATTGGCTGCCGCCGCCACAATGTCCCGTTCACCACCCTGATAGACGCTGCCGCTCCTGGTCTGCTGATCGCCCAAGGCCTAGGTCGGTGGGGGAATTGGTTCAACAACGAACTTTACGGCGACCCGTCCACGGCACCGTGGAAACTGCAGATCCACCAGATGGACTTCACCACCGGCCGCGCGGTCCTCGACAATGCCGGGACACCCGTGGTGCTCGGCTACTTCCAACCAACATTTCTCTACGAATCCCTGTGGTGCCTAGCCGCCGCCGCAGTACTGCTGATCCTTGACAAAAAATTCCGTCTCGGTGCCGGATCCGTGTTTGCGCTCTACGTTGTTTTCTACACATCCGGACGGTTCATCTTCGAACTGCTGCGCTCCGACTATGCCAACACCATCCTGGGACTACGAGTCAACACCTGGGTCTCAGGCCTGCTCTTACTGGCCGGGGCTGCTTGGTTCCTCGCTGCGCGCCGCAAGCCACGCTCCAGCGTCAATTCCTCAACCGTAAATCCAGCGGAGCCCACCAGTTCCCCCAACGACGCTGTGAAGCCTTCAACCCCGGGATCCCCCCATGAGTGA
- a CDS encoding multicopper oxidase family protein → MNTTPTRRSFLGLSVAAAAMAALSACTPPPAVSGANRILPTDVLIAEIETARAATGTTITATLTPAALTTTMTGKTITTAGYNGSLVAPTLRGTVGDQLNVTLANKLTEPTSVHWHGLALRNNDDGVPGLTQDAFAPGSQNGYDFKLPHPGTYWYHSHVEMQREQALYGALIIDDPNETLVYDKEWVIVLDDWLDGITGTPTDVLKELSHGMGTGSGGMKGMDHGNTNQGKMDQGGTMDMGHMLMGASSDFLGGDAGDVAYPFHLFNGKDPGNPETFAAKPGEKIRLRIINAAGDTAYRVGVPGQQLTLTHTDGFPIQHAMVDAVVLGMGERIDALLTVQDGYTPLLALAEGKGQMTYGLISTGTGTAPARDSLPSTLTGTAVDGGQLTADPSVMLPTKKPDRVHEVHLTGGMMKYDWGINGRRFDMTKPFENAFDLKAGERVEVKFINDTMMWHPMHIHGHTFQIGTKGARKDTVIVRPMETVSVQFEADNPGQWLFHCHNAYHAERGMMGVFSYLS, encoded by the coding sequence ATGAACACCACCCCCACCCGGCGCTCCTTCCTAGGACTATCCGTGGCCGCTGCAGCCATGGCCGCACTCAGCGCCTGCACTCCCCCACCGGCTGTGTCCGGCGCGAACCGGATACTGCCCACGGATGTATTGATCGCAGAGATCGAAACCGCCCGCGCCGCCACCGGCACAACCATCACGGCGACGCTGACCCCGGCAGCGCTAACCACCACAATGACAGGCAAGACCATCACCACCGCCGGATACAACGGCTCCCTCGTGGCACCAACCCTGCGCGGCACAGTGGGCGACCAGCTCAACGTCACTCTTGCCAACAAGCTCACCGAGCCCACCAGTGTGCACTGGCACGGCCTGGCCCTACGCAACAATGACGACGGCGTTCCCGGCCTCACCCAGGACGCCTTCGCCCCCGGGTCCCAGAACGGCTACGACTTCAAACTTCCCCACCCCGGCACCTACTGGTACCACTCACATGTGGAAATGCAGCGCGAACAAGCTCTCTACGGGGCGCTCATCATCGATGATCCCAACGAGACACTCGTTTATGACAAAGAGTGGGTGATCGTCCTTGACGACTGGCTCGACGGCATCACCGGCACCCCCACCGATGTTCTGAAGGAACTTTCCCACGGCATGGGCACAGGTAGCGGTGGAATGAAAGGTATGGACCACGGAAACACGAACCAAGGAAAAATGGACCAAGGCGGCACCATGGACATGGGCCACATGCTCATGGGTGCCTCCAGCGACTTTTTGGGCGGCGACGCCGGTGACGTCGCCTACCCCTTCCATCTCTTCAACGGCAAGGACCCAGGGAATCCGGAAACGTTCGCAGCCAAACCGGGTGAGAAGATCCGTCTGCGCATCATCAACGCCGCAGGCGACACCGCCTACCGCGTCGGCGTCCCGGGCCAGCAGCTGACTCTGACCCACACCGACGGGTTCCCCATCCAGCATGCCATGGTCGACGCCGTCGTACTTGGCATGGGCGAACGCATCGACGCCCTCCTGACCGTCCAGGACGGCTACACACCGTTGCTGGCACTGGCTGAAGGGAAAGGGCAGATGACCTACGGGCTGATCTCCACCGGGACCGGGACAGCGCCGGCCCGGGACAGCCTGCCCAGCACCCTGACCGGCACAGCGGTCGACGGCGGTCAGCTCACCGCAGACCCCTCCGTGATGCTGCCCACCAAGAAGCCCGACCGGGTCCATGAAGTGCACCTGACAGGAGGGATGATGAAGTACGACTGGGGTATCAACGGCCGCCGCTTCGACATGACCAAGCCATTTGAGAACGCCTTCGACCTCAAAGCCGGAGAACGGGTGGAAGTGAAGTTCATCAACGACACCATGATGTGGCACCCCATGCACATCCACGGGCACACCTTCCAGATCGGGACCAAAGGCGCCCGCAAGGACACAGTCATCGTCCGGCCTATGGAAACCGTGAGCGTCCAATTCGAGGCGGACAATCCGGGCCAGTGGCTCTTCCACTGCCACAACGCCTACCATGCCGAACGCGGCATGATGGGCGTCTTCTCCTACCTCAGCTAA
- a CDS encoding cytochrome c biogenesis protein CcdA has product MGIGEFFATNVTDGALLFAMLLALIAGIVSFLSPCILPLVPGYLGYVSGLSNPNEPGNRRRVLTGVGLFILGFAAVFTLYGAAFGLIGSWLLRWQDLLMRILGIVVILMGLVLLGGFSWLQQTRKMNLTRRTGLGGAPLLGIVFGLGWTPCMGPTLSAVLALSVSTGSAGRGALLAFVYCLGLGIPFVLVALGLGWVTRVLGLVRRHIRVVNIIGAAILIALGLMMVTGLWMRWIYQLQNLAGTFITPV; this is encoded by the coding sequence GTGGGTATCGGGGAGTTCTTTGCCACCAACGTCACCGACGGCGCCCTGCTCTTTGCCATGCTGCTGGCCCTGATCGCTGGCATAGTGTCCTTCCTCTCTCCGTGTATCCTGCCGCTAGTACCCGGATACCTAGGCTATGTATCCGGGCTGTCCAATCCAAACGAGCCCGGCAACCGCCGCCGCGTCCTGACCGGGGTGGGCTTGTTCATTCTGGGATTCGCCGCCGTGTTCACCCTCTACGGCGCAGCATTTGGACTGATCGGGTCCTGGCTGCTGCGCTGGCAGGACCTACTCATGCGCATCCTAGGAATCGTGGTCATTCTGATGGGTCTGGTGCTGCTGGGCGGTTTCTCTTGGCTCCAACAAACCCGCAAAATGAACCTCACCCGCCGCACCGGGCTCGGCGGCGCCCCGCTGCTAGGCATCGTGTTTGGCTTGGGTTGGACCCCCTGCATGGGCCCAACACTCAGCGCCGTCCTCGCCCTGAGCGTCTCCACAGGCAGCGCCGGGCGCGGGGCCCTACTGGCCTTCGTCTACTGCTTGGGCCTCGGCATACCGTTCGTCCTAGTGGCCCTGGGACTGGGCTGGGTCACTCGTGTCCTGGGCCTGGTACGCCGGCACATCCGCGTGGTCAACATCATCGGGGCAGCCATACTCATCGCCCTGGGCCTGATGATGGTCACCGGCCTATGGATGAGATGGATCTATCAATTGCAAAACCTCGCCGGCACCTTCATCACCCCCGTCTAA
- a CDS encoding F510_1955 family glycosylhydrolase has translation MNPRTTLSRNRARYSLAGAVLGLPLVLAACAPTTTAAPETAAAASTQHVHEISIDRVTTNIILATHDGLYDATDRSPVLVGTDAIDLMGFTATAEPQVFYASGHPGPSSTLPNPVGLIRSTDAGKTWEPVSLQKRSDFHALTASGNSLVAFDGQLRTSTDGTTWDTSSATFVPMDLAGSPATTVVLATTEAGLQRSTNSGMTWATVAGAPILRLAAFAASDERAPTEAVGVGPDGSVHVSTDAGLTWTPAGKVEGQVQAVTALAGTAGKPEIWVATAEGVQRSSDGGATFAPATP, from the coding sequence GTGAACCCCCGCACCACCCTTTCTCGGAACCGCGCCCGCTACTCACTTGCCGGCGCCGTCCTAGGCCTTCCTTTAGTTCTAGCCGCGTGCGCCCCAACAACTACCGCAGCCCCGGAAACTGCAGCAGCCGCCTCCACTCAACACGTCCATGAAATCTCCATCGACCGAGTGACCACAAACATCATCCTCGCCACCCATGATGGTCTTTACGATGCCACCGACAGATCCCCTGTCCTTGTCGGCACCGACGCTATTGACTTGATGGGATTCACAGCTACTGCCGAACCCCAGGTGTTCTACGCCTCAGGACATCCCGGTCCCAGCTCGACACTGCCGAACCCGGTCGGGCTTATCCGTTCCACGGATGCCGGTAAAACATGGGAGCCAGTCTCCCTTCAAAAACGATCGGACTTCCACGCCTTGACCGCGTCCGGGAACAGCTTGGTCGCCTTCGACGGGCAACTGCGCACCAGCACCGACGGGACTACCTGGGACACCTCATCGGCAACGTTCGTGCCGATGGACTTGGCAGGCAGTCCAGCTACGACGGTTGTGCTTGCAACTACTGAAGCCGGGTTGCAACGCTCTACTAATAGTGGGATGACCTGGGCCACAGTAGCGGGAGCCCCGATTTTGCGGTTAGCAGCCTTCGCTGCTTCTGACGAGAGGGCCCCTACCGAAGCCGTAGGGGTGGGCCCAGACGGGAGCGTCCACGTCTCCACCGATGCCGGGCTGACATGGACTCCCGCCGGGAAGGTTGAGGGGCAGGTACAAGCCGTGACAGCATTGGCCGGTACAGCCGGTAAACCCGAGATCTGGGTGGCCACAGCTGAAGGCGTTCAACGCTCCTCCGACGGCGGAGCCACCTTCGCCCCGGCCACTCCCTAA
- a CDS encoding DUF305 domain-containing protein translates to MKKILTISVTALAAVITLSGCSTSTDAGSMKGMDHGSSAMHTTQTQAIGAGHNAADAMFAQMMLPHHSQAVEMSDIMLAKPGMDAKIIALAKEIKAAQAPEINTMTNYLSAWGEPTTMTSDHAMAGMMTSADLDKLKAAQGNEAARMFLVQMTAHHEGALEMAKTEVTSGKNADAITLATSIVSSQETEINDMKQLLAGL, encoded by the coding sequence GTGAAGAAAATTCTGACGATCTCCGTCACCGCCCTAGCCGCAGTTATTACTCTGTCCGGTTGTTCCACCAGCACCGATGCAGGCTCCATGAAAGGCATGGACCACGGCAGCTCGGCCATGCACACCACGCAGACCCAAGCCATCGGTGCCGGCCATAACGCCGCGGATGCGATGTTCGCCCAAATGATGCTGCCCCACCACTCCCAGGCAGTGGAGATGAGCGACATCATGCTCGCAAAGCCCGGCATGGACGCAAAAATCATAGCTTTGGCCAAGGAGATCAAGGCCGCCCAGGCCCCGGAGATCAACACTATGACCAACTACCTGAGCGCGTGGGGCGAACCCACTACCATGACGAGCGATCACGCCATGGCCGGCATGATGACCAGCGCCGACTTGGACAAACTCAAGGCAGCTCAAGGCAACGAAGCGGCAAGAATGTTCCTGGTCCAGATGACCGCCCATCATGAGGGCGCCCTGGAAATGGCCAAGACAGAAGTCACCTCCGGCAAGAACGCCGACGCCATCACCTTGGCCACGTCAATTGTTTCCAGCCAAGAAACTGAAATCAATGACATGAAACAACTGCTGGCCGGCCTCTAA
- a CDS encoding NAD(P)/FAD-dependent oxidoreductase, whose amino-acid sequence MDEEYDLFVIGAGMAGTTAANKCAARGWRVGIVDALPYGGTCALRGCDPKKILRRGAEVIDAANLMRDKGITEDRLSIDWPALMRHKRGFTDGVPQGMEDELTGNGVKIFHGTARFTGPNQIDINGTEHHAKRFLIATGAHPRTLTFPGHEHLIDSTDFLDLDSLPQRIVFIGGGFISFEFAHIAARAGVECVIIDHGERPLKEFDADLVKNLIHRSEQVGIQVLSNTTLTHVRGTATGLKVTGEKDGKTLTLGADLVVHGAGRTANLETLNLEAANIASGPRGVTVSGHLQSTTNPAVYAAGDAADTPGKPLTPVAVFEGKIAASNMLKSVTTVPDYTGVPTTVFTIPELNRVGVLEQEARDRGIDIVVETNDTSGWYSNYRVGETTASTKIIIDKTTDKILGAHLLGPGYAELINIYALAIKLGLTSKQLKSMTATYPSIGSDLGSML is encoded by the coding sequence ATGGACGAGGAATACGATCTGTTTGTTATTGGTGCCGGGATGGCTGGCACGACGGCGGCGAACAAATGTGCGGCCCGGGGATGGCGGGTGGGAATCGTGGATGCACTCCCTTACGGGGGCACCTGTGCGCTGCGTGGTTGTGATCCCAAGAAGATCCTCCGTCGTGGCGCGGAAGTGATCGACGCGGCCAACTTGATGCGTGACAAGGGCATTACCGAGGACCGGCTGTCGATCGATTGGCCGGCGCTGATGCGCCACAAGCGAGGCTTTACCGACGGTGTGCCGCAAGGCATGGAAGATGAACTCACTGGCAACGGGGTAAAAATCTTCCACGGCACTGCCCGGTTCACCGGGCCGAACCAGATCGACATCAACGGGACAGAGCACCATGCGAAACGTTTCCTCATCGCAACCGGCGCACACCCACGCACACTCACTTTTCCCGGCCATGAGCATCTGATCGATAGCACCGACTTCTTGGACCTCGACTCGCTACCGCAGAGAATCGTGTTCATCGGTGGAGGGTTCATCTCCTTTGAGTTCGCGCATATCGCCGCCCGCGCCGGCGTTGAGTGCGTGATCATCGACCACGGTGAGCGTCCCTTGAAGGAATTCGATGCGGACCTGGTCAAAAACCTCATCCACAGAAGTGAGCAGGTTGGAATCCAAGTGCTATCAAACACTACGCTCACCCATGTGAGAGGAACCGCCACCGGGCTGAAAGTGACCGGGGAAAAAGACGGGAAGACATTAACCCTCGGAGCCGACTTGGTGGTGCACGGCGCCGGCCGCACCGCCAATCTGGAGACTCTGAACCTCGAAGCCGCCAACATCGCGTCCGGGCCCCGCGGAGTCACCGTGAGCGGGCACCTGCAAAGCACCACAAACCCTGCCGTGTATGCCGCGGGCGATGCCGCCGATACCCCTGGGAAACCTCTGACCCCCGTCGCAGTGTTCGAAGGGAAGATCGCCGCCTCCAACATGCTCAAGAGCGTTACCACCGTCCCTGACTACACCGGCGTTCCCACCACTGTATTTACCATCCCGGAACTCAACCGGGTCGGCGTCCTTGAACAGGAAGCTCGAGACAGGGGTATCGACATCGTGGTCGAGACCAATGACACCAGCGGCTGGTACTCCAACTACCGGGTGGGCGAGACCACCGCCAGCACGAAGATCATCATCGATAAAACCACGGATAAAATCCTCGGCGCTCACCTGCTCGGGCCCGGCTATGCCGAACTCATCAACATTTACGCCCTCGCCATCAAACTGGGCCTAACCTCCAAGCAGCTGAAATCCATGACCGCCACCTACCCATCCATCGGCTCAGACCTAGGCTCCATGCTCTAG